The Salvelinus fontinalis isolate EN_2023a chromosome 32, ASM2944872v1, whole genome shotgun sequence nucleotide sequence ttaagtttgccgatgacacaacagtggtaggcctgatcaccgacaatgacgagacagcctatagggaggaggtcagagacctggccgtgtggtgccaggacaacaaactctccctcaacgtgatcaagacaaaggagatgattgtggactacaggaaaaagaggaccgagcactcccccattttcatcaacggggctgcagtggagcagtttgagagcttcaagttccttgatgtccacatcaccaacaaactaacatggtccaagcacaccaagacagtcgtgacgagggcacgacaaaacctatttcctctcaggagactgaaaatatttggcaagggtcctcagatcctcaaaaggttctacagctgcaccatcgagagcatcctgactggttgcataactgcctggtatggcaactgctcagccttcgacagcagggcactacagagggtagtgcgaatggcccagtacatcactggggccaagcttactgccatccagggcctctataccaggcagtgtcagaggaaggccctaaacattgtcacagactccagccaccctagttatagactgttttctctgcgacagcacggcaagcgataccggagcgccaagtctaggtccaagaggcttctaaactgcttctaccctcaagccataagactcctgaacacctaatcaaatggctacccagactattttcattgccccccccccccccttttacaccgctgatactctctgttgttatcatctatgcatagtcactttaataactctacctacatgtacatattacctcaactaaccggtgcccccacacattgacttgcaccagtacccccctgtatatagtctcactattgttattttactgctgctcttcaattagttgttacttttatttcttattgttatccgtattttttaaactgcattgttggttaggggctagtaagaaagcatttcactgtaaggtctatacccgttgtattcggctcatgtgactaatacaatttgatttgatttgatgtctacatagcgcattgaggtggatcacactgctgctctctcatttagctatttgcgcctttcGGATTGTGGTtattgtggatggctgttcacaaatgtaGACTATATGAGTATtttaacccaataatggttgaattgaaCAAGTTTAATCTGCCTATCTAGCATTGTTTTTGCGACCAGTAGACAGCCggtgaaaaatgcgctcttgcaacagctgcatagtgcagaTCCCATCCTTTGGAGTAAAAGTTTGACAGAGGTTCTCCCAACTCCTCCGTGGTATTGTTGTCCATActgtggggcttttattgctcaatataATTCGTGCTGATTCAAAAACGTATGTCCATAGTCCTGAAGGACACATCCTCAAACTCGCGGCCTTTTGATAGACTAAAATTGCTGCAAATTATCGAGtattcaaagtgtcaccaacaaacaaTATAAACAATAGGCCTTTAGCAAATGCAGACTATGGCATACATTATTCACATGCAAATAGCACTTTtcggtagtgctcaaagcatgccattctaTAAGAGCAGTATTTCTCAAAACAATGACCCCAATCAACAAaatcaaaatcataaacaacagagtaggctaattacaatttggctaatctatatttGCATTTTTCCAATTGCTATTATTGAATATATAGAGGTAATAAATGAATTGTAATTAATGGAAATCTGAccgactttggtttttaatgtaaagatatagcaAAATCATATTAATATCTGTGGTAAAAAAAGGTGacttagaagaagcctacataaccataAAGTAAAATGCAACATCCATTTATGGCAAGCTATGTACACTCTAACATTGATTTATTCtacaatagatgtcgttcaattggtaatatTACTTTtttgtcttctaatgcctcttatgGGAAAGTAATATAAAAGAAACTGAAAGTAAtccgattacgttactgagtttgggtaaccCCAAAGTTactttactgattacaattttggacaggtaactagtaattgtagcggattacatttagaaagcagCCTACCCAATCCTGGGTATATATATAAATCTTTGGTTGACATCAAGTAATTTCATAACGGATTAAAAGGTTCTCGGAACGTTTGGAATTTCAATTTGAAAGTCTTCCGGATTTTTGAAAGGGACGGACCCGAAGTGTGTAACAGTGTTTACATTCCGTCACGAAATCGAAGCATTTGTACATTTATCTGTCAAACATTTGTCTtttatttagctagttagctaatgcCCTTTAGTACTTGTATCAATGGAAGACATGGAGCATAATAAGGCACCCTCTGTCATCGATCGGTATTACACTCGATGGTATAAAACAGGTAACTTATTAGCGAACTAGACATATTTTAGCTAACGTTACCAGTGTTGACCACTGACACTGGGTGTCGACATGAGACCAACACGTGTGTTTTGGCTTTGGTTATGGTAGCTAGCCTGACAGATTTTGCGATGTATTTTCATAGAATTTGCAGTGGACTAATTTCTTTAAGAACTGGCTGGTCCCAAAAACCCCAAACCCGTATCCCTCCTTGTCCATGGTTGCGGACCACTGGCTTATTTTTTATGAATGAATAAAGTTGTAACGAACGATGTATTCTTCTTTGTGCTTAGATATCAAGGGCAAGGATTGTGAAGACCAGTGCGTTCTCCAGCATTCAAACAGGTAGCTGGCTAAGATCCTACTTAAAATTGTCAATGTGCAGCTCATAAACAAAACTGCAGCTCATCAACGCGTTGCTTTGGGACACAACACTCCCGATGTTGTCCCAAAGCTAATCAACAATTTGCTTTGCTACCTCCACAGACAACATGATTTATTTTCTGTAAATTTAAACATGGCGCTAATGTGTTCCTGTGGATCTCTTTTGACAGAATCTGTGTCATCACCCTGGCAGAGAGTCACCCTATCCTTCAGAACGGGAGGTCAATCAAGAGCATCAACTATCAGATCAGCGCTGGCTGCAGTCGCCTGCATAACAGAGTGTCTGGGAAGTCAAAGAGAGTATGTACCAATGATGTTTATAAATCCTGCTTTGCTGATGCTATGTTTTGGCCATGGAGAGGCTTTGAAGCAATGGgttggccatattggcactcagAAAAGTAGTCCTCCATATTTCAttaaaatgtttcaaggacaaagtTACATGTAGGCTATTTAATTAATACTTTTTTGTAGTGGGGAGGGTAACATTAGTACcataaaaaaataatttaaagaaTATGTTTTAATATACACTTTAATTTAGCATttttttatgtttagctcacctactctaatataatttaaaagtatgcaatAGAATAAACATGGCGCCCAAAaaagtgctgagcgattagtccATCTTGTTAGTGCTGAGCGAATAGTCCATCTTGAGGTCGGTTCGGTTTCGATTATTtaggttgaatgctgtaacaatacagaataaaacaattaactAACAATTAACTGCTTATCCCTTATTAACCacaatttattcacattactttaaaaTATTTAAGTTGTGTATATAAGACTTTTTATTTTATGAcattatttaattccaagtcatctcatctctatagagctgctgcctgacaaaatcacaattttagtagttcttcaaaggtaataatgcatacttttatgactgctggaTACCAACTGTCATTCACTTAGATCATGtgttttcaggtagagataccttgcgaagcaacagctgctctctatATACCCTCACAATTGCCATTCTTCTCTCCGGGCTGCAGCACACTAACCTAATGTAGCAGGCCGGACAAGTAGATGCACAATGGATTGTGggtattgtagttaattaccaagtTATATGCActaatattggcctgttggaaactacaactccctattacatctcacagttcaggctggatctgatttatctctagagtaACTGAAATGTGAGCATTGAGATcacataaaaaaattaaagaaatggaattcaaataattgaacctaCTTTtcagttaatcgctcagcactactaaaAACATATGTAGACATtagtaaatgcatttctatagttAAATCTTTTTTACAATGGTgtgggagtgccaagatggaggtgtGGTGCCATCAAAACAAATCATTGGTATGTACTGCTAAAACTTAagtgatttttgttgttgttaatatAGTCTAGTATAttgttacattttagtcatttagcagacactgcaACTTACAGAAGAAATTTGGGTGAAGTGCCTTGAGCAAGGGCACAGACTTTTCACCTAGTCTGCTtcaggatttgaaccagcgacctttcggttactggcccaaagctcttaacGGCGAGGCTACCTGCCGTAAGGATACTCTGGCGTATtaggattattattatattttacaCTACTATTACATATACTATGGTATTGACATCCTTTGATTTTCTGACTTGTGACTGTCAAAGTAACACGTGTCTTCTTCATTTCCAGGGAGGACAGTTCCTCACAGAGTTCGCTCCTTTGTGTAGGATAACATGTACAGATGGTGTGGAGTACACCATTTACAGGTGATTACAACCTTCGCTGCTCTTGTATTAGGATTTTCACCTCTGGAGATAATCTACCCTTTATGGTTAGTGCCATTCACTACTCAGGTCTTTTTAAATTAGCCGGAAATATAATCCTGGTTAATCTTTTCAGCTGCATAAGGGGTCGGCTATTGGAGGTCAATGAGGATATTCTTGAAAGACCAGAACTTTTACTGGGAAAGGTGAGGAACATTTCCATAAGCTTCATACCAGTTAAAACACATTTTTGGTCAATCTAATGTTCACCATTTATATATACCCCATTGAGATGGTAAATCACATTACCATTAACATGGCTAACTGTCCTACCTGTCTTTCATGGGTATTTGACCAGCCTTCCACTGAGGGATACATTGCGGTCATCCTCCCTAAAATAGAGGAGAGCAAGACGGTCACTAATGGTCTCCTTAGCAGAGAGGAGTACGAGAGCGTTGTCTCTAAACGGACCAGAAGCACCCAGCCAGAGCcacagccagagccagagccatgCTGAGGAATGTGGTCACAGGGACTCCTCACACTCTCCTCAGCCCAGCTGGAGTGACCTTTCCTGGGGTAGCTCTGTTGGAGGGGGTCCCTCGTCTCAGGCCCAGCCAGACCTAGGTACTTACATCACAGCATAGTGCATACCCCTGTCCAGATATGGACTTATGCCTGTGGTGGATGACAGTGCAGATATCTGGGGTGCTGGAGGTAATGCACTGTGCCTTTTAAGTTCTCTAGCCTCTACCTTACCTGTAGGCAGTCCAGGGCAAATACTGTTTTGTTTGCTTTGATGTAACATGAATAAATTCAGAGCCAGTTAAGTTTTATTAGATACCTTTTTGAAATGTTTTGCTCTTTATTATGATCGTTGATGGAACGTGACATTTATTTTCAAAGGAGGAAGTCTAAGATATTTCCATTATGTCAGTATGTACCAAACAAGCCCACATTTTTGTTCTTTTagataaatatgtattttttgtgTACTGTACATACCTTAATAAATGACACAATCAAAcctgttttaagaaaaataatgtTTATTTAGATTTGTGTTCTGTTTATCAATCATTCAACTTTCAAAAGGATAGATGGTCGAAAAGTACATCTGTTTCTGCACATCTGTGGTTTCTTTACTCAACAGAAGATGACATTAGCTACAGCCATACACAATCAACTCTAAAGCTTTATATGGTTATGCAGTCTTCAAACTAACCATTCAGGTTTAATAGTACCAGAATCGTCACCTCAGTGGCTAtagctacaggtaactgccaaaataaaggaaacgccaACATAGTGTCTTAGTGGGCCACCACcagctgccagaacagcttcaattcaccttggtatagattctacaagtgtctggaactcttttggagggatgcgacaccaatCTTCCACTAGAAATTCCGtcattttgtgttttgttgatggtggcgtcgctccagaatctcccataagtgttcaattgggttgagatctggtgaatgagacacacacaccctttaaaccccctgtgctcctttgagacccctctttcaaagtcacagatttcttctagccatggtagccaaaatactGGGCAACTGGGcgtttttatacatgaccctaagcatgatgggaagTTAATTACTttattaactcaggaaccacacctgtgtggaggcacctgctttcaatatactttgtatctgtcatttactcaagtgtttcctttattttggcagttacctgtatatatcTATGCTTCAAGTACCATAATAATACACTGTAATACACAATAGCCCACAAGGCAGTCttagcctgtgtcccaaatgacacccttttcCAGTGTTTTCCAAACTAGGGGTCACGAGAGAAactgaaaaaaagaaagaaattgcACTTGGTTCATAGAACAGGGGTCACATCAGTAATCTCCAGCAGCCACTAGATGCAGTTATAATAAggtttctgttttcttcctacaaATGTGGCTCAGGCTTTTGAATGGTTTAAGCTATAAAATATTATGACCCCATCACTGAAAGATAAGACTCTCAGGAACACCTACAATGCCCACAAGCCACACAGAACTAATTAGAACAGGCACTAAATCAGACCGGAGGAAAAATAACATCATGTTCTTCTCTACACAGAAGATCTTACAAAATGATTGCCTGATAATCTTCTGAACTTCCCAATACCTTTCTGATTcatttcagtcacttcaaaccataCTTTAGATTGAAATACTGTCAAAAGTAATGTCAGACTGATTTGTAATACTGTCATTGCCCCAATTAAAAAAGTAAACAGACATTGATTACATAAATTTTTTCAAAATTCTGACCAAAATGGGGTCGCGGGCCAAAATATTTTGCGAAAccaggtgcactacttttgaacagagacctatgggcgctggtcaaaagtagtgcactgaatagggtgccatttgggacatacccTTAATTACAAGAAAACTTCATAAGGAACAGCTACAAAACCACAGTTGATTTGACTCATGCGCTAGGCCAGCAATCTTTTAGATGTCTTCTGAAAAATGCATAAAACAGTATACCACAAACACTGAATGTGATTCAATACTCTAAAGACAGTAGAAAGTCAATTGGATAAAATTGTCTCCGCCTCTGCTGAAATGGAGCAATAATATGAGCCTTATGTTTCAGTCTATTAGCAAGCCAAGTGTCATAATACCCTGATTAAACCATCCATGTACTCTCTTATTTGGCATCAAAGTGAGAGCATTGATTTCACTCAGTAATTACTAAACCATGATGGGATTTGGTTGGTGTACAACAGTGAGAGAAACAGCAGAAAGCGGGTCTGCTACCAGGTCTGTTTGGGCTGTCCTGCCAACTCCTCATGACAATGGCCATAGAAGTTGATAAGACAGCcaaaactgatctgggaccaggcaatcAGAAAGCTGGTTTAACAGCCCAAATCACAGGGATTGATAAAAGGAGATTAAAAGACCTGTCAGGTGATGGCATCATGCACTGGCGATGGATTTCATTACagcatatattttttatatttgttcATACATCTGCTGTATTTGGCTGAGATGTGCTACAGGTAACAGTTACACCACAAAGCGAATGGGCTGATTACACTGACAGAGGCACGTGTGAGTGGGGTGGGTGCACTGCTATTATGTCTGCGTGAGTGAGGTTTCATGTATGTCGCCCCCTGGTGGTCGACAATGGTACGCTCCAACTCTGATAGGTGATACAGGTTAGGGATCAAAGGTCGCTGGACTGGACTACTTGCTCTCCAGGAAGGTGAGGTTGGCCATATGCTGCTCCAGGGATTTGACCCCGAAGCCGTTGCTGTTCTTGCCATTGAGCACGTCGTCTTTGACGGCCGTGGACGACTGCCTGTCCCTACAGCTTTGTGGAGAACCCAGATTGCTTCTCTCTGACTTATActggagacacagacacaggataaGGTAGAGTAATAAAACATTGGAAAATGACCACCATTGATATATTCATCTGTACTTAAAAAAGTGTACTCAAACCCCAGTAAACATTGGTAAGAGGGTGCACTTGAACCACTTGGTAGATGAGCTGATGTCAACTGTGACCTCTCACCTTTCTGACAATCTTGTTACAGACTGGCAGGAGGTAGATCACCACAGTAATGATGGCTCTAGTGTTCTGAATGGAGGAATCcacctagagacagacagagaaagatttCAAAAACATGTCAAGGATGGTGGTCTGATAGAATGTAATAATTATGATTACAACATAAAGATACAGATAATGGTAAAACAAATAATATACATGGGAAAGCTGATGTATAGATGCGACACTAGTAAGAATCTAATAATTACCATCTAAGTTGTCTCACTACAGAGTGTTTCTAAACCTCTCACTACAGAGTGTTTCTAAACCTCTCACTACAGAGTGTTTCTAAACCTCTCACTACAGAGTGTTTCTAAACCAACACTACAGAGTGTTTCTAAACCTCTCACTACAGAGTGTTTCTAAACCTCTCACTACAGAGTGTTTCTAAACCTCTCACTACAGAGTGTTTCTACACCTCTCACTACAGAGTGTTTCTAAACCTCTCACTACAGAGTGTTTCTACACCTCTCACTACAGAGTGTTTCTAAACCTCTCACTACAGAGTGTTTCTAAACCTCTCACTACAGAGTGTTTCTAAACCTCTCACTACAGAGTGTTTCTAAACCTCTCACTACAGAGTGTTTCTAAACCTCTCACTACAGAGTGTTTCTAAACCAACACTACAGAGTGTTTCTAAACCAACACTACAGAGTGTTTCTAAACCAACACTACAGAGTGTTTCTAAACCAACACTACAGAGTGTTTCTAAACCAACACTACAGAGTGTTTCTAAACCAACACTagacacaccaaacacacacaacctccaTCTCCTGCTCCATTTAAAAATACTTTTCAGCAATGACCTTTGCCTGATTAAAACACCCTTAATTCCCTTGTGACGGACAGAGAGGCCCGATCTGTCTGGCTAATGACAACTTGAGGGGAAAGCCAGTGCCTATCTAACAGATCCACATTAATCAGAGAAGCCcaatggttgtgtcccaaatggcaccctattcccaacataatgcactacgtttgaccagaatCCTATGGGTCCTGTTCAAAGCAGtgcacactatatagggaatatgatgccatttgggatgtacaccATGTTATTCTCTATTCTCTCATCCTGATTGTAACCTTTCCCATTAGTACAAGGTGACTCGTGTCAGTTCATCACTGTCCAACAGATTTTAAGAGGTTCATTAAGCGCAATGTCATTATAGGGTTTAATTTTACAATAATGTTTTTATGATTGACCTCTGTCTGTAAAACAGTAACAAATGTTTGCCCAATGCTGCCAATGCTGTATTAAGAATGGGTTGACTGTCTCTTTTCATTGCAGCTCATCAATACTCCTTTGCCGGTTTCTTTTCAGTGCTGGTTTCTCTCACGCTCCCTATAACCATGGCCATGTCTGAATACCCATACTTGCGTTGTAAATATTAGGCATTTTAGTTATGCGAAAGAGTTAGTTTGATAGTATGTGCAATTTAGAACATTTTGTAcgctttaaatgccaggatgtcgtACTGTATTTTGAGACACGTGtctgacaacagctgataatcagctGAGGGGACGCGCTGTACCAAAATGAACGAATGGCGGGAATCAAcgcaattttttatttatttatttcacctttacctTCAcctttttattcatttatttcaccaggtaggctagttgagaacaagatctcatttacaactgcgacctggccaagataaagcaaagcaggttgacacatacaacaacacagagttacacatggagtaaacaaacatacaatcaaaaatacagtagaaaaatctatatacagcatgtgcaaatgaggtaggataaggggtaaggcaataaatgggcCATGGtgacgaagtaattacaatatagcaattaaacactggaatggcagaatgtgcagaagatgaatgtgcaagtagagatactggggtgcaaaggagcaagataaataagtaaataaatacagtatggggatgaggtagattggatgggctatttacagatgagctatgtacaggtgcaatgatctgtgagctgctctgacagctggtgcttaaagctagtgagggagttaagagtctccagcttcagtgaattttgcagttcgtttcagtcattggcagtagagaactggaaggaaaggtggccaaaggaagaattggctttgggggtgacaagtgagatatacctgcaggcgcgcgtgctacgggtgggtgctgctatggtaaccagtgagctgagataaggcggggctttacctagcagagacttatatatgacctggagccagtgggtttggcgacgagtatgaagtgagggccagccaacgagaacatacaggtcgcagtggtgggtagtatagggtgctttggtgacaaaacggatggcactgtgatagactgcatccaatttgttgagtattgtgttggaggctattttgtaaatgacatcgctggtcagttttacgagggtatgtttggcagcatgagtgaaggatgctttgttgcgaaataggaagccgattctagatttaattttggattggagatgtttaatgtgagtctggaaggagagtttacagtctaaccagacacctaggtatttgtagttgtccacatattctaagtcagaaccgtccagagtagtgatgctggacgggcgggcaggtgcgggcagcgatcagttgaagagcatgcatttagttttacttgcatttaagagcagttggaggccacggaaggagagttgtatggcattgaagctcgtctggaggttagttaacacagtgtccaaagaagggccagaggtatccagaatggtgtcgtctgcgtagaggtggatcaaagaatcaccagcagcaagagcgacatcattgatgtatacagagaagagagtcggcccgagaattgaaccctgtggcacccccatagagactgccagaggtccagacaacattccctccgatttgacacactgaactctatcagagaagtagttgatgaaccaggcgaggcaatcatttgagaaaccaaggctgttgagtctgccaataagaatgttgtgattgacagagtcgaaagccttagccaggtcgatgaatacggctgcacagtaatgtctcttattgatggcggttatgatatcgtttaggaccttgagcgtggctgaggtgcacctatgaccagctctgaaaccagattgcatagcggagaaggtacggtgggattcgaaatgttcggtaatctgtttgttaacttggctttcgaaagaCCTTAGAAATGCaaggtagaatagatataggtctgtagcagtttgggtctagagtgtctccccctttgaagagggggatgaccgcggcagctttccaatctatgggaatctcagacgatacgaaagagaggttgaacaggctagtaataggggttgcaacaatttcggcagataattttagaaagagagggtccagattgtctagcccggttgatttgtaggggtccagattttgcagctctttcagaacatcagctatctggatttgggtgaaggagaagtgggggaggtttgggtgagttgctgtggggggtggagggctgttgatcggggtaggggtagccaggtggaaagttccctgaaaagttg carries:
- the abitram gene encoding protein Abitram, with the translated sequence MEDMEHNKAPSVIDRYYTRWYKTDIKGKDCEDQCVLQHSNRICVITLAESHPILQNGRSIKSINYQISAGCSRLHNRVSGKSKRGGQFLTEFAPLCRITCTDGVEYTIYSCIRGRLLEVNEDILERPELLLGKPSTEGYIAVILPKIEESKTVTNGLLSREEYESVVSKRTRSTQPEPQPEPEPC